From the Deltaproteobacteria bacterium genome, the window TATGTCTTTCTCGTTGTTCAGACCCAGCTCTATGGTTTCGATCGATCCATGGAGGAGGCCTCCATGAGCCTCGGCGCCAATGAGCTTGAAACGTTTTTCTACGTAACCTTACCGAATATCCTGCCCTCAGTTGTTGCCGGGATGCTCTTCGCATTTACCATCTCGATCGATGAATTCGTGGCCACTCAATGCTGGGTTACGCCGTCGACCGAGACGATTCCGATCAAGGTATTTTCCATGTTGCGGTTTGAAGTGACCCCTAAGGTCAATGTTTTGGGGACAATCATCGTTGCCGTGACCATCACCTTTCCCCTTTTGGCTGAGAGACTGATGGCCCGCAGGATGGGAGTGAGATTGGCCCGCCAACAGAGGAGAGCTGAGGCTGGGGCGGATCTGGGCCTCAAGGGGGAGAGTTTCTGTTCGGGGAGATAGCAATCATGAGGAACGATTTTCTTGTTCGTTGTCAACCGAAGCTCAGCCTCCTCGATGAGGAGCAGAAGCGGGAGATCCATCTGGCGAGTTTGAATGTGCTTGAGCGGACGGGTATCGTGGTGCATGATGAGGAGTCTTTACGGCTGTTGAGAGAGGCGGGTTGTGAAATCAGGGAAAACAAGAGGGTCCATATTCCACCAGCAGTAGTCGAGGAGGCTCTTCGAAGCGTGCCGCCGAGAATATCGATATACGACCGTGACGCTAAACTCTCCATGCTGCTGGAAGGCCGCAAATCCTATTTCGGTACGGGCTCAGATACGCCCAATGTCATTGACTTCGAGACGGGGAGACGCAGGAAGGCCGTACTGGCGGATGTCGAGAGGGCTGCACTGTTGGCCGACGGCCTGAGCGAGGTTGATTTTGTCATGAGCATGGGACTGGCCAGTGATGTGCCAGCAGAGCTTTCGGACAGATATCATTTTGCGGCCATGGTTTCGAACTCAACGAAACCTATCATGTTCACCGCGTGGAGTCTCGATGGATTGAGAGACATCTACCAGATGGCTGCCGCCGTAGCGGGGGGCGAAGAGAGGCTAAGGAGAAACCCTTTTATTATCCATTATGCCGAACCCATCGCGCCTTTTGTACATCCCAGGGAATCTCTCGAGAAACTCCTCTTCTGTGCAGAAAAAGGGATCCCGGTGGAATACCATTGTATAAGTATGGGTGGAACGACCGCCCCGGCAACCCTTGCAGGCAGTGTTGTTCAGGCCAATGCCAGGATGTTGAGCGGTGTAGTCATCCATCAGCTGAAAGCAAAGGGTGCCCCGCTCATCGTGCAGGCACCGGTGATCTTCTTCGACATGAGGACCTCTTTGATGCCCT encodes:
- a CDS encoding ABC transporter permease, encoding MDALLVITVSIYVFLFVPVFIVILMSFHPHSVVSFPMPGYTLKWYREFWHDRPLIDSLVNSILLGVFSSVLAGAIGTLAAVGFVRSRFRGKQLFGAIILSPMILSGIITGIALLSFITAVHVYKSFTVLVIGHTLLTFPYVFLVVQTQLYGFDRSMEEASMSLGANELETFFYVTLPNILPSVVAGMLFAFTISIDEFVATQCWVTPSTETIPIKVFSMLRFEVTPKVNVLGTIIVAVTITFPLLAERLMARRMGVRLARQQRRAEAGADLGLKGESFCSGR
- a CDS encoding trimethylamine methyltransferase family protein; this translates as MRNDFLVRCQPKLSLLDEEQKREIHLASLNVLERTGIVVHDEESLRLLREAGCEIRENKRVHIPPAVVEEALRSVPPRISIYDRDAKLSMLLEGRKSYFGTGSDTPNVIDFETGRRRKAVLADVERAALLADGLSEVDFVMSMGLASDVPAELSDRYHFAAMVSNSTKPIMFTAWSLDGLRDIYQMAAAVAGGEERLRRNPFIIHYAEPIAPFVHPRESLEKLLFCAEKGIPVEYHCISMGGTTAPATLAGSVVQANARMLSGVVIHQLKAKGAPLIVQAPVIFFDMRTSLMPYFGPEWCVSAATSKEMAMFYGIPTFGKAGVTDSKVFDQQAGIEIGMSILAENLVGNNLIHDMGYLESGLTSCLESLVVCSEVVSMARRIMRGIDLSPEHFCLDLMDRVGPEGNYLAEDHTARHFRREFWFPRILDRYPYEAWMEEGGKTLAEKAHMEAERVFREHVPKALQPEIREALYETLEKGKERA